Sequence from the Nocardiopsis sp. YSL2 genome:
GTCGCGGCCCAGCAGCTCTGCGCCGCCCACCCGCACGTCGTGCCGGAGCACGCGCTTGTCCAGCAGCCGCCGGATCAGCGCCACCTGGGGCTGGGTGGGCGCCACGACCGCCATGGTCGTTCCGGGCGGCACCTCCGCGTCCAGCTCGTCCACGACGACCAGCACGCGGTAGGCCTCGTCCCGGTTGATGTAGGAGGCGCCCGGCGCGGCCTCGCAGGTTCCGGCCACATCACGCCAGTCGACGGCGCCCCGCCCCGTGAGGTCGGGAGCGGTGCGGACCGTGACGCGGCCTCCGTAGCAGCGCTGGAAGGCGATCTCGGCCAGTTCCGGTGACGCTCCGCGGTGCTCGTCCAACCACAGCAGGGGCGGGGCCGCCTTGTAGGCCGCCCGCAGGGCCGAACCGGACCCGTGCCTGAGGCCGCGGTCCTCCAGCTGGTCGGCGGTGGTCCCGGCCGCCGCCAGGGCGCGCCGCTCCTCGTCCGGTTCCAACGCGCTCGCGGGTCCGGGGTGGGCGGGGTCGCCGATCACCACCGCGCGTGTGGACCGGTACAGGACCGGAAGGAGTTCGGCGACGCGGGTGCGCTCGGCCCCCGCCACGATCACGAGGTCGAAGAGTCCGGCGGTCGGCGGCAGGGACCGGGCGTGGCCGGTGCGGCACACCCAGGCCGGCAGGGTGTCGAGCAGGGTGGGCAGACCCGGCCACCCGCTCCCGTGGTGCCAGTTCAGCGTCTCCAGACGGTTCTCGATGGCGGCCCGCCCCCGGCGCAGCCGGGGTTCGGTCACCGCGCTCAGGCAGGCGGCCCCGGCCCGCTGGTGCCGGTCACCGGCCTCGGCCAGCTCCGCGGTCAGCCGGCCCAGCGGAGCGCAGCTCGTGCGCCGGTCGACGGCCGCGCGCCACTCGCTCTCCATCCGGGCGACCGCGCACAGCCGGACCAGGTTGTCGGGGTCGGTCGGCACGCCCAGCTCGCGGCGGATGGCGGTGCGGTGCTGCACGCCCGTCAGGCCGCCGGACCTGGCCCGTTCGGCGCGGTGGAGCCAGTACTCCGGGCCGCCGTGCTCGGGGGTGAAGAGCCGGTCGGGGTCCCAGCCCTGGGCGATGCTGTGGACGCGCTCGACCGCCAGCCGGGCCAGTGCGTGGCCGCCGGAGGCCATGGTGTCCATGGTCCGCCACACCTCCTCGACGCGGCTCCAGGCCTCGGCCAGGTCGCGCCGGTGCCGCGCGGCCTCCTCCGCGTCGCCCGGCGCGGGGCCGCCCTCGGCCGGCGGGTCCGCGCGCTCGGTCAGGAGCCGGTCGAGCAGCCGGATCTCGGCGGCGCGCTGCCCGGGACCGCCGACCCGGACCACGGGGTGCGCGGGCGCGGACGCGGCCCCGTCCAGGACGTCCCGGACGTCGTCCTCGGTGGCCGCGCAGACCAGGACCCGCTGGCCGTGTCCGACGGCCGTGCGCACCAGGGCGTCCACCAGGTCGTTCAGGCCGCTGCCGGGCGGGGCCGCCGCCACCGTCAGCTGCTCGCGCATCGCGGACCGCACGACCTCGTACTGGGACTGGGTGAGCCGCGTCGCGGAGATGGGGGGCGGATCCCCGCCGTGCCCGCCGTCCGGCTCGCCGGTGTCTCCGGGCGCCCGCCCGGCCGCCCCGCGCGCGGCGCTCCGACCCGCCCGGCCGCGTCGGCGCCGCCCGCCGTCCTCCGGCGGGACGGCGGGGCCCAGGACGGCGGC
This genomic interval carries:
- a CDS encoding DNA helicase, with the translated sequence MRSLRDDEDEAGSPGTGATVVGAVGIRPVTQVARSGVGRASLRWKPPIDRSEVRSLLSYLRACLSREAVHTHEVRAEHVDSDTCACLPPGPELLFSGARETLPLHPESARVLRLSLRRGQALRYGYPLVAVGEGADRAALPLLTVDVRVVDDLEAATGAYDPAGTQGPLVRPVGPPDVNCALLRRLGITDPEDLFELRTRLRTGAPDTARRPAAVAELAAKVRTLLSRLEIERVDDIDPLGTRGLPRVMDPGAHNVAVVFRAGPGGQFDTDDPEPGGVEGILADLDPADRDGLNPDEVGGTALASLLGRSSVTDAAVLGPAVPPEDGGRRRRGRAGRSAARGAAGRAPGDTGEPDGGHGGDPPPISATRLTQSQYEVVRSAMREQLTVAAAPPGSGLNDLVDALVRTAVGHGQRVLVCAATEDDVRDVLDGAASAPAHPVVRVGGPGQRAAEIRLLDRLLTERADPPAEGGPAPGDAEEAARHRRDLAEAWSRVEEVWRTMDTMASGGHALARLAVERVHSIAQGWDPDRLFTPEHGGPEYWLHRAERARSGGLTGVQHRTAIRRELGVPTDPDNLVRLCAVARMESEWRAAVDRRTSCAPLGRLTAELAEAGDRHQRAGAACLSAVTEPRLRRGRAAIENRLETLNWHHGSGWPGLPTLLDTLPAWVCRTGHARSLPPTAGLFDLVIVAGAERTRVAELLPVLYRSTRAVVIGDPAHPGPASALEPDEERRALAAAGTTADQLEDRGLRHGSGSALRAAYKAAPPLLWLDEHRGASPELAEIAFQRCYGGRVTVRTAPDLTGRGAVDWRDVAGTCEAAPGASYINRDEAYRVLVVVDELDAEVPPGTTMAVVAPTQPQVALIRRLLDKRVLRHDVRVGGAELLGRDGDAVDLTVLSPMLAKGSPAIAERRVRRMGHLWSTVFTRTRRLVVVGDRAYWSGDDGPLGDLLATAADAEAAGSDPARTALVERLREVGVSVLTGQRVQGWAVDLVVGFGARRLLLLLDRESHGRGLRHLVERGESLNRTTGDPVVVVPAWRCLADPESLVKEILSAH